A stretch of Microbulbifer sp. SAOS-129_SWC DNA encodes these proteins:
- the aceE gene encoding pyruvate dehydrogenase (acetyl-transferring), homodimeric type: protein MQDETDIQETQEWLDALQAVIRFSGKERAAALLKQLTDRATDVGVKLPAAITTPYRNTIPPNAEKRMPGDLFMERRIRSLIRWNALAMVVRANSNSDSLGGHIASFSSAATLYDVAFNYFFRGNEGEERGDLIFFQGHSAPGIYARSYLEGRFDEEQLDNFRREVNGKGLSSYPHPWLMPDYWQFPTVSMGLGPIQAIYQAHVMRYLSARGLSPRGDRKVWAFLGDGECDEPETLGAISMAGRENLENLVFVVNCNLQRLDGPVRGNGKIVQELEGVFRGAGWNVVKVLWGRLWDPLLEKDDKGLLQKVMDETVDGEMQNFKANGGAYTREHFFGKYPELLEMVKDLSDDQIMKLNRGGHDPYKVYAAYAEAMASKGKPTVILAQTVKGYGLGAAGEAAMDTHNVKKMDTEALKRFRDRFAIPITDKEIEDVPYYRPAPDSPEMKYMAERRKALGGPVPSRSTEVAKLEIPGLDAFSALTKGSGDREISTTMAFVRALSALVKDKKMGQNVAPIVPDEARTFGMEGLFRQLGIYSSQGQKYTPVDHGQIMYYKEDKKGQVLEEGINEAGAMSAWMALATAYSNHGVPMVPFYIYYSMFGFQRIGDLAWAAGDMQARGFLIGATAGRTTLNGEGLQHQDGHSHVLSGTIPNCKSYDPAFGYDLAVIMRQGLKEMYEEQKNLFYYITIENENFLQPEMPQGVEEGIIRGIYKLDSNSRKAGKGKAAKKHVQLVGAGSILREVLAAADILADQFGVTSDVWNLTSATEAAREGQDTARWNMLHPTEKPRKAWVSEQFEGNETPVVVSTDYIRAYVEPLREFIDGDMIALGTDGFGRSDSREQLRRFFEVDRNYVTIAALTGLAKQGVIEASEVADAIKKLNVDAEKMNPRLV, encoded by the coding sequence ATGCAAGATGAAACCGATATCCAGGAAACACAGGAGTGGCTGGACGCGCTGCAGGCGGTGATCCGCTTCAGCGGCAAGGAGCGCGCTGCCGCGCTGCTGAAACAGCTGACCGACCGCGCCACTGATGTGGGCGTGAAGTTGCCTGCGGCCATCACTACGCCCTACCGCAACACCATTCCGCCGAACGCGGAAAAGCGCATGCCCGGTGACCTGTTCATGGAGCGCCGTATCCGCTCGCTGATCCGCTGGAATGCGCTGGCGATGGTGGTACGTGCCAACTCCAACAGCGACAGCCTGGGCGGCCATATCGCCAGCTTCTCCTCTGCGGCCACCCTGTACGACGTTGCCTTCAACTACTTCTTCCGCGGTAACGAGGGCGAAGAGCGCGGCGACCTGATCTTCTTCCAGGGTCACAGCGCGCCGGGCATCTATGCCCGCTCCTACCTGGAAGGCCGCTTCGACGAAGAGCAGCTGGACAATTTCCGCCGCGAGGTGAACGGCAAGGGCCTGTCTTCCTACCCGCACCCGTGGCTTATGCCGGATTACTGGCAGTTCCCGACCGTATCCATGGGCCTGGGCCCGATCCAGGCGATCTACCAGGCGCACGTCATGCGCTACCTGTCCGCGCGCGGCCTGTCGCCGCGCGGCGACCGCAAGGTGTGGGCTTTCCTTGGTGACGGTGAGTGTGACGAGCCGGAAACCCTGGGCGCCATCTCCATGGCGGGCCGCGAAAACCTCGAGAACCTGGTATTCGTGGTCAACTGCAACCTGCAGCGCCTCGACGGCCCGGTGCGCGGCAACGGCAAGATCGTGCAGGAGCTGGAAGGTGTCTTCCGCGGTGCCGGCTGGAACGTGGTCAAGGTCCTGTGGGGCCGCCTGTGGGATCCGCTGCTGGAGAAAGACGACAAGGGCCTGCTGCAGAAAGTCATGGACGAGACCGTCGACGGCGAGATGCAGAACTTCAAGGCCAACGGCGGCGCCTACACTCGCGAGCACTTCTTCGGCAAATACCCGGAGCTGCTGGAGATGGTCAAGGACCTCTCCGACGACCAGATCATGAAACTCAACCGCGGCGGCCACGATCCGTACAAGGTCTACGCGGCCTATGCGGAAGCCATGGCGAGCAAGGGCAAGCCCACCGTCATCCTGGCGCAGACCGTAAAAGGCTACGGTCTGGGTGCCGCGGGCGAAGCGGCCATGGATACCCACAACGTCAAGAAAATGGACACCGAGGCGCTCAAGCGCTTCCGCGACCGTTTTGCCATCCCGATTACCGACAAGGAAATCGAGGATGTGCCCTACTATCGCCCGGCGCCCGACAGCCCGGAAATGAAGTACATGGCCGAGCGCCGCAAGGCCCTGGGTGGCCCGGTACCGTCGCGCTCGACCGAGGTGGCGAAGCTGGAAATTCCCGGCCTGGACGCTTTCAGCGCGCTGACCAAGGGCTCCGGCGACCGCGAAATCTCCACCACGATGGCGTTTGTACGCGCGCTGTCCGCGCTGGTGAAAGACAAGAAGATGGGCCAGAACGTCGCACCGATCGTGCCCGATGAAGCCCGTACCTTTGGTATGGAAGGCCTGTTCCGCCAGCTGGGTATCTACTCCTCCCAGGGGCAGAAATACACGCCGGTCGATCACGGCCAGATCATGTATTACAAGGAAGACAAGAAGGGCCAGGTGCTGGAAGAGGGCATCAACGAAGCTGGTGCCATGTCCGCGTGGATGGCGCTGGCCACCGCCTATTCCAACCACGGCGTGCCGATGGTGCCCTTCTACATCTACTACTCGATGTTCGGCTTCCAGCGTATCGGCGACCTGGCCTGGGCCGCCGGCGATATGCAGGCGCGCGGCTTCCTGATCGGCGCCACCGCCGGCCGTACCACCCTGAACGGTGAAGGCCTGCAGCACCAGGACGGCCACAGCCATGTGCTGTCGGGCACCATCCCCAACTGCAAGAGCTACGATCCGGCCTTCGGTTACGACCTGGCAGTGATCATGCGCCAGGGGCTCAAGGAGATGTACGAAGAGCAGAAGAACCTGTTCTACTACATCACCATCGAGAACGAGAACTTCCTGCAGCCGGAAATGCCGCAGGGCGTGGAAGAGGGCATCATCCGCGGTATCTACAAACTCGACAGCAACTCGCGCAAGGCGGGCAAAGGCAAGGCGGCCAAGAAGCATGTGCAGCTGGTCGGTGCCGGCAGCATCCTGCGCGAAGTACTGGCCGCGGCGGATATCCTCGCCGACCAGTTTGGCGTGACCTCCGATGTGTGGAACCTGACTTCCGCCACCGAAGCTGCCCGCGAGGGCCAGGACACAGCGCGCTGGAATATGCTGCACCCGACCGAAAAACCGCGCAAAGCGTGGGTCAGTGAGCAGTTTGAGGGCAACGAGACGCCGGTGGTGGTTTCCACTGACTACATCCGTGCCTACGTCGAGCCGCTGCGCGAGTTTATCGACGGCGACATGATCGCGCTGGGCACCGACGGCTTCGGCCGCAGTGACAGCCGCGAACAGCTGCGCCGCTTCTTCGAGGTGGATCGCAACTACGTGACCATCGCCGCACTGACTGGCCTGGCCAAGCAGGGTGTGATCGAAGCCAGTGAGGTTGCCGACGCCATCAAGAAACTGAACGTCGACGCGGAAAAAATGAATCCGCGCCTGGTATAA
- the aceF gene encoding dihydrolipoyllysine-residue acetyltransferase codes for MAKQVIKVPDLGGADQVDVIEISVAVGDTVAEEDALIVVEGDKASMDVPAPVAGKILSISVSEGDKVSEGDVIGEIETDAAGDSAEEPAQEAEQPAEPAAEQPAQPAEPQQAAAAPAGEATEQDIVVPDLGGADAVDVIEISVSAGDEVDEGDSLIVVEGDKASMDVPAPKAGTIVSISVKDGDKVSTGDVIGVMKAVSGAAAPAQQPAAEAAPATEQKPATPAAEQAAAEPPAAPQKDQYLERDLTVSAEVYAGPAVRKLARELGVTLNKVKPTGPRNRVTKDDLHAYVKEQVKKAESGAVGVGGGLGIAKMPEIDFSQFGPVNVEPMSKIHKITAANMARNWLNVPHVTQFDDADITELEDFRKSMKAEAEKRGVKLTPVPFLLKAVAAALRAEPSFNVSLHNDGEHIVRKDYVHVGMAVDTPKGLMVPVIRDVDKKGLYDLAEEATAMALAARDGKLKPKDMQGACFTISSLGAIGGTGFTPIVNAPEVGILGVSRLSVRPEWNGTEFVPRKMLPLALSYDHRAVNGGDAGRFMTYLVSMLSDVRRLLL; via the coding sequence ATGGCAAAACAAGTCATCAAAGTGCCTGATCTCGGCGGCGCCGATCAGGTAGATGTAATCGAAATTTCCGTTGCCGTTGGCGACACCGTGGCAGAAGAAGATGCGCTGATTGTCGTGGAAGGCGACAAGGCCTCGATGGACGTACCCGCCCCTGTGGCGGGCAAGATCCTCAGCATCTCTGTCAGCGAAGGCGATAAGGTGTCCGAGGGTGACGTGATCGGCGAGATCGAGACCGACGCCGCAGGCGACAGCGCTGAAGAGCCCGCCCAGGAGGCGGAGCAACCGGCCGAACCCGCGGCGGAGCAGCCGGCGCAACCAGCCGAGCCGCAGCAGGCTGCCGCGGCGCCCGCCGGTGAAGCCACCGAGCAGGATATTGTGGTACCCGACCTCGGCGGCGCCGATGCGGTGGACGTGATTGAAATCAGCGTCTCTGCCGGTGACGAAGTCGACGAGGGCGATTCGCTGATCGTGGTGGAAGGCGACAAGGCCTCCATGGATGTCCCGGCGCCCAAGGCGGGCACCATCGTGTCCATTTCCGTCAAGGACGGGGACAAGGTGTCCACTGGCGACGTGATCGGTGTGATGAAGGCGGTTTCCGGCGCGGCCGCGCCGGCGCAACAGCCCGCTGCCGAAGCGGCTCCGGCCACAGAACAAAAGCCCGCGACCCCGGCTGCCGAGCAGGCCGCTGCGGAGCCGCCGGCCGCGCCGCAGAAGGACCAGTATCTGGAGCGCGACCTGACCGTTTCCGCGGAGGTCTATGCCGGTCCTGCGGTGCGCAAGCTGGCCCGCGAACTGGGTGTGACCCTGAACAAGGTCAAGCCCACCGGTCCGCGCAATCGCGTTACCAAGGACGACCTGCACGCCTACGTCAAAGAGCAGGTGAAGAAGGCTGAGAGCGGCGCCGTGGGCGTCGGCGGCGGTCTGGGCATCGCCAAGATGCCGGAGATCGATTTCAGCCAGTTCGGCCCGGTCAATGTCGAGCCGATGAGCAAGATCCACAAGATCACCGCCGCCAATATGGCGCGCAACTGGCTCAACGTGCCCCACGTCACCCAGTTCGACGATGCCGACATCACCGAGCTGGAGGACTTCCGCAAGTCCATGAAAGCCGAGGCGGAAAAGCGCGGTGTGAAACTCACGCCGGTGCCGTTCCTGCTCAAGGCGGTCGCTGCGGCCCTGCGCGCAGAGCCCAGCTTCAATGTGTCGCTGCACAATGACGGTGAGCACATCGTGCGCAAGGACTATGTGCATGTGGGCATGGCGGTGGATACGCCGAAGGGCCTGATGGTGCCGGTGATCCGCGATGTCGACAAGAAAGGCCTGTACGACCTGGCGGAAGAAGCCACTGCGATGGCGCTCGCCGCCCGCGACGGCAAGCTGAAGCCGAAGGACATGCAGGGCGCCTGCTTCACCATTTCCAGCCTCGGCGCTATCGGCGGCACCGGCTTTACGCCGATCGTCAACGCGCCGGAAGTGGGGATTCTCGGTGTGTCCAGGCTGTCGGTACGGCCGGAGTGGAACGGCACGGAATTCGTACCGCGCAAAATGCTGCCGCTGGCACTGTCTTACGACCACCGCGCGGTCAACGGCGGCGACGCCGGCCGTTTCATGACCTACCTGGTCAGCATGCTGAGCGACGTACGCCGCCTGCTGCTGTAA
- a CDS encoding carbonic anhydrase yields the protein MSSAQESLQRLIEGNQRFVAGRQEQSTAEMMEKRRELVEGQAPFAIILGCSDSRVPAELVFDQGLGDLFVIRVAGNVVAPSQIGSIEFAAEAFGTRLVVVMGHSNCGAIQATLDELQRPQENRSPNLRSIVDRIRPSIEPLVEAAPQSGDEDLVERAVRANIRASARQLRYGSQILEELVQSGELMIVGAEYSLETGEVDFFEGVDAG from the coding sequence ATGTCTTCAGCACAGGAATCCCTGCAGCGTTTGATCGAGGGTAATCAGCGCTTTGTTGCCGGTCGCCAGGAACAGAGCACCGCAGAAATGATGGAAAAGCGGCGCGAACTGGTGGAGGGGCAGGCGCCGTTTGCGATCATACTCGGCTGTTCAGATTCGCGTGTGCCGGCAGAGCTGGTGTTCGACCAGGGCCTCGGCGACCTGTTCGTGATCCGCGTGGCTGGCAATGTGGTGGCGCCATCGCAGATCGGCAGTATCGAGTTTGCCGCTGAGGCGTTTGGCACCCGCCTGGTCGTGGTAATGGGGCATTCCAATTGCGGTGCCATTCAGGCGACTCTGGATGAGCTGCAGCGCCCGCAGGAGAATCGCTCGCCCAACTTGCGCTCGATCGTCGATCGCATCCGCCCATCGATCGAGCCGCTGGTGGAGGCTGCCCCGCAAAGCGGCGACGAAGATCTGGTGGAACGCGCGGTACGCGCCAATATTCGCGCATCGGCCAGGCAGCTGCGCTACGGCTCGCAGATTCTGGAAGAGTTGGTGCAGAGCGGCGAACTGATGATTGTGGGTGCCGAGTATTCTCTGGAAACCGGCGAGGTGGATTTCTTCGAGGGCGTAGACGCCGGCTGA
- a CDS encoding multidrug efflux RND transporter permease subunit: MNFSRFFVDRPIFASVLSIIIFVVGLVSIPVLPVSEYPEVVPPTVAVTARYPGANPKTISETVATPLEEAINGVEHMIYMKSVAGSDGTLTLTLTFELGTDPDRAQVQVQNRVSQALPRLPEDVRRQGVTTQKQSPNLMMAVHLLSPDDRFDATYIRNYAVLHIRDELARIPGVGQAGLFGSGDYAMRLWIDPQKAASLGVTAADITRAVREQNVQVSAGQIGAPPMPKGSDFLMSINAKGRLKTPEQFGDIVLKTGADGEITHLRDVARIELASSQDSLRALLDGSQAVALPIFQAPGSNSLEVSRAVRQKMEELDDQFPEGLEWKIAYDPTVFVSTSIKAVIQTLLEAVLLVVLVVILFLQTWRASLIPLLAVPVSIVGTFAVLNLLGFSINTLTLFGMVLAIGIVVDDAIVVVENVERNIEEGLAPLAAAHKAMREVSGPIVAISLVLCAVFVPMAFLDGITGQFYRQFAMAIAIATVISAINSLTLSPALAATLLKPRGAAPDLPARIIDRLCGWIFRPFNRFFQRSSNGYQGLVGKSLKRRGLVFGIYALLLGATVALFQQVPGGFIPTQDKTYLVGSIRLPEGASLDRTEAVARRVSELAMQTEGVAHAAAFVGFNALQRTNTPNVGTVFILFDDFSKRERSAQQIAAELNGKLAQIKEGFAVTFMPPPIFGLGAGSGYSLYVQDRNGAGYGALQNATNQLAGALSQTPGLSFPFSSYQANVPQLDAEVDREQAKAQGVALDDLFGTLQLYFGSLYLNDFNMLGRTYRVVAQADAPFRDEVRDIDLLYTRNNRGEMVPINTMVKLHKSFGPDPVIRYNGYPAADLIGQSDPAQLSSSQALAAVQQVADKTLPAGMKIEWTDLSFQQITQGNAAMVVFPLALLLVFLVLAALYESWVLPLAVILIVPMCLLAALFGVWLTGGDNNVFVQVGLLVLMGLACKNAILIVEFARELEIHNGLNPLQAALEACRLRLRPIIMTSVAFIAGVVPLVLAHGAGSEVRNVMGITVFTGMIGVTLFGLLLTPVFYVALRSLGGRQKARRQTEPQLPQDVEEPA, encoded by the coding sequence ATGAACTTTTCGCGCTTTTTCGTCGACCGGCCGATTTTCGCCTCGGTGCTGTCGATCATCATTTTCGTCGTCGGCCTGGTCAGCATTCCGGTGCTGCCGGTGAGCGAATACCCGGAGGTGGTACCGCCGACAGTGGCAGTGACCGCCCGCTATCCGGGCGCCAACCCCAAGACCATTTCCGAAACCGTGGCCACGCCGCTGGAGGAGGCCATCAACGGCGTCGAGCACATGATCTACATGAAGTCGGTGGCCGGCAGTGACGGCACTCTGACGCTCACGCTGACATTCGAACTCGGCACCGACCCGGACCGCGCTCAGGTGCAGGTACAGAATCGCGTGTCGCAGGCACTGCCGCGGCTGCCGGAAGACGTGCGCCGCCAGGGTGTGACCACACAGAAGCAGTCGCCCAACCTGATGATGGCGGTGCACCTGCTGTCGCCGGATGACCGCTTCGATGCGACCTATATCCGCAACTATGCGGTGTTGCATATCCGCGACGAGCTGGCACGTATTCCCGGCGTCGGCCAGGCGGGTCTGTTCGGTTCCGGTGACTACGCCATGCGCCTGTGGATAGATCCGCAGAAGGCGGCGTCGCTGGGCGTCACCGCTGCGGATATCACCCGTGCGGTGCGCGAACAGAATGTGCAGGTGTCCGCCGGCCAGATCGGCGCGCCGCCGATGCCCAAGGGCTCCGACTTCCTGATGTCGATCAACGCCAAAGGCCGCCTGAAAACCCCGGAGCAATTCGGCGATATCGTGCTGAAAACCGGCGCCGACGGCGAGATTACCCACCTGCGCGACGTGGCCCGCATCGAGCTGGCCTCGTCCCAGGACTCACTGCGTGCGCTGCTCGATGGCAGCCAGGCGGTGGCGCTGCCGATCTTCCAGGCCCCAGGCTCCAACTCGCTGGAAGTCTCGCGCGCGGTACGCCAGAAAATGGAGGAGCTCGACGATCAGTTCCCGGAAGGGCTGGAGTGGAAAATCGCCTACGACCCCACCGTGTTTGTCAGCACCTCGATCAAGGCGGTGATCCAGACACTGCTGGAAGCGGTGCTGCTGGTGGTACTGGTGGTGATCCTGTTCCTGCAGACCTGGCGCGCGTCACTGATTCCGCTACTGGCGGTGCCGGTCTCGATTGTCGGCACCTTCGCGGTACTGAACCTGCTCGGCTTTTCCATCAATACCCTGACCCTGTTCGGCATGGTGCTGGCGATCGGCATCGTGGTCGACGATGCGATCGTGGTGGTGGAAAACGTCGAGCGCAATATCGAGGAGGGGCTGGCGCCGCTGGCGGCGGCACACAAGGCCATGCGCGAGGTCAGCGGACCGATCGTGGCGATCAGCCTGGTGTTGTGTGCGGTGTTCGTGCCGATGGCGTTTCTCGACGGAATCACCGGCCAGTTCTACCGCCAGTTCGCCATGGCGATTGCCATCGCCACGGTAATCTCGGCGATCAACTCGCTGACCCTGTCGCCGGCGCTGGCGGCGACGCTGCTGAAACCCCGCGGTGCCGCACCGGACCTGCCGGCGCGCATTATCGACCGGCTGTGCGGCTGGATCTTCCGCCCGTTCAACCGCTTTTTCCAGCGCAGTAGCAACGGCTACCAGGGACTGGTGGGCAAAAGCCTGAAGCGCCGCGGACTGGTATTCGGCATTTACGCACTGCTACTCGGCGCCACCGTCGCCCTGTTCCAGCAGGTACCGGGCGGCTTTATCCCGACCCAGGACAAAACCTATCTGGTCGGCAGCATCCGCCTGCCGGAGGGCGCCTCGCTGGATCGCACCGAGGCAGTGGCGCGCCGGGTCAGCGAACTGGCCATGCAGACCGAAGGCGTGGCCCACGCGGCAGCGTTTGTCGGCTTTAACGCGCTGCAGCGCACCAACACGCCCAACGTGGGCACGGTGTTCATCCTGTTCGATGATTTCAGCAAACGCGAGCGCAGCGCCCAGCAGATCGCCGCGGAACTGAATGGCAAGCTGGCGCAGATCAAGGAGGGGTTTGCGGTGACCTTTATGCCGCCGCCGATCTTCGGTCTCGGTGCCGGCTCCGGCTATTCCCTGTATGTGCAGGACCGCAACGGCGCCGGCTACGGCGCGCTGCAAAATGCCACCAACCAGCTCGCCGGTGCATTGAGCCAGACGCCCGGGCTGAGCTTCCCGTTCAGCTCCTATCAGGCCAATGTGCCGCAACTGGATGCAGAGGTGGACCGCGAGCAGGCCAAGGCGCAGGGCGTCGCACTGGATGACCTGTTCGGCACGCTGCAGCTGTATTTTGGCTCGCTGTACCTGAACGACTTCAATATGCTCGGCCGCACTTACAGGGTGGTGGCTCAGGCCGATGCGCCCTTCCGCGACGAGGTGCGCGATATCGATCTGCTCTACACGCGCAACAACCGTGGCGAAATGGTACCGATCAATACCATGGTGAAACTGCACAAGAGCTTTGGCCCTGACCCGGTGATCCGCTACAACGGCTATCCGGCCGCGGACCTGATCGGCCAGTCGGATCCGGCCCAGCTCTCCTCCAGCCAGGCGCTGGCGGCGGTACAGCAGGTCGCCGATAAAACCCTGCCGGCGGGCATGAAGATCGAGTGGACCGATCTCAGCTTCCAGCAGATCACCCAGGGCAACGCGGCGATGGTGGTCTTTCCACTGGCCCTGCTGCTGGTATTCCTGGTGCTGGCCGCGCTCTACGAGAGCTGGGTGCTGCCGCTGGCAGTGATCCTGATCGTGCCCATGTGCCTGCTGGCTGCGCTGTTCGGCGTGTGGCTGACCGGTGGCGACAACAATGTGTTCGTACAGGTGGGCCTGCTGGTCTTGATGGGGCTCGCATGTAAGAACGCGATCCTGATTGTGGAGTTCGCTCGCGAGCTGGAAATCCACAATGGCCTGAATCCGCTGCAAGCGGCGCTGGAAGCCTGCCGGCTGCGCCTGCGGCCGATCATCATGACCTCAGTGGCATTTATCGCCGGTGTGGTTCCGCTGGTCCTCGCCCACGGTGCCGGCAGTGAAGTGCGCAACGTGATGGGTATCACCGTGTTTACCGGCATGATCGGCGTAACACTGTTCGGGCTGTTGCTGACGCCGGTGTTTTATGTCGCGCTGCGCAGTCTCGGCGGGCGGCAGAAAGCCCGTCGCCAGACCGAGCCTCAGTTGCCGCAGGACGTGGAGGAACCGGCTTGA
- a CDS encoding efflux RND transporter periplasmic adaptor subunit, with translation MMPVTRFLTLLLLTLPWLHGCDSSTAQPRPKPPVVEVAEVSAGATTLWENFTGRVAAPETVDLRPRVGGYIESVNFTEGELVTRGQVLFEIDPRPYQARVKAAVARLAQAKSQLTLADSQARRARQLLASHAISREEFDRRQAASDSAHAAVDAAAAAQENARLELSYTRVTAPISGRAGRALVTPGNLAGADQTLLTTLVSVDPMYVYFEGSQRTLANSRALLESHQPLQVNVGLGGEDGYPHHGQLDFVDNRLNSHTGTLQLRAVVANPDGSFRPGQFARVEMPTANLSSALLVDRKAVLTDQDRRFVYVVGSDNRALRRDVQTGQTQGDRVLVRSGLHSGERIVVNGLQKIFVPGMEVQPQLVQMQGEDPARQVAQR, from the coding sequence ATGATGCCTGTAACCCGTTTTCTGACCCTGTTACTGCTCACCCTGCCATGGCTGCATGGATGCGACAGCAGCACGGCCCAGCCGCGACCGAAGCCGCCGGTGGTCGAGGTGGCCGAAGTGAGCGCCGGCGCCACTACGCTGTGGGAAAACTTTACCGGCCGCGTCGCCGCACCGGAAACCGTGGACCTGCGCCCGCGCGTAGGCGGCTATATCGAGTCGGTCAATTTCACCGAGGGCGAGCTGGTGACGCGCGGCCAGGTGCTGTTCGAGATTGATCCGCGCCCATATCAAGCCCGCGTCAAGGCGGCAGTGGCGCGACTGGCACAGGCCAAAAGCCAGCTGACTCTGGCCGACAGCCAGGCCAGGCGCGCGCGCCAGCTACTGGCCAGCCACGCGATTTCCCGCGAAGAGTTCGACCGCCGCCAGGCGGCCAGCGACAGCGCCCACGCCGCCGTCGACGCCGCCGCCGCGGCGCAGGAAAACGCCCGCCTGGAACTGAGCTATACCCGCGTCACCGCCCCGATCAGTGGCCGCGCCGGTCGCGCCCTGGTCACCCCCGGCAATCTCGCCGGCGCCGACCAGACACTGCTGACCACCCTCGTTTCCGTCGATCCGATGTATGTCTATTTCGAAGGCAGCCAGCGCACCCTGGCAAACAGCCGCGCGCTACTCGAAAGTCATCAGCCACTGCAGGTGAACGTCGGCCTTGGCGGTGAGGACGGTTATCCACACCACGGCCAGCTGGATTTTGTCGACAACCGCCTCAACAGCCACACCGGCACTCTGCAACTGCGCGCCGTCGTCGCCAACCCGGACGGTAGCTTCCGGCCCGGACAGTTCGCGCGCGTGGAGATGCCCACCGCAAACCTGTCCAGCGCACTGCTGGTGGACCGCAAGGCGGTACTGACCGACCAGGACCGCCGCTTTGTCTATGTCGTCGGCAGTGACAACCGAGCCCTGCGCCGCGACGTACAGACGGGCCAGACCCAGGGCGACCGGGTGCTGGTGCGCAGCGGACTGCACAGCGGCGAGCGCATAGTGGTGAACGGCCTGCAGAAAATCTTCGTCCCCGGAATGGAAGTGCAGCCGCAGCTGGTGCAGATGCAGGGCGAAGACCCGGCGCGACAGGTGGCGCAGCGCTGA
- a CDS encoding AraC family transcriptional regulator gives MSELTQRADTGALEQQRQALAQRIQRWTVEPGLQDTALPGLALGRSDSTTSRCASSVYEPSLAFIVQGSKSLQLGDREIVYRPLSYLATSVHLPVLGRVQEASVDKPYLGVKLTVDPQELTDLVIELGDEAPPLEAESPCPQVSCGLCVAQMDAAMLDAVGRLVQLLDSPADAPILAPLARREILYRALMGEMGPRMRKFAVADSQAHRVSRVIAELKDRFSQPLRIGELAERANMSESSLYHSFKQVTRMSPLQFQKKLRLHEARRLMLSEGLEAASASYRVGYESPSQFSREYSRMFGAPPRADVNRLRGEHRMPA, from the coding sequence GTGAGTGAATTGACACAGCGGGCCGATACAGGGGCCCTGGAACAGCAGCGGCAGGCACTGGCACAGCGGATACAGCGCTGGACAGTGGAGCCCGGGTTGCAGGACACGGCGCTGCCGGGCCTGGCGCTGGGGCGCTCGGACTCTACCACCAGTCGCTGCGCCTCGTCGGTGTACGAGCCGTCGCTCGCCTTTATCGTACAGGGCAGCAAGAGCCTGCAGCTGGGCGATCGCGAAATCGTATACCGGCCGCTCAGTTACCTGGCCACATCGGTACACCTGCCGGTGCTGGGGCGGGTGCAGGAGGCGAGCGTGGACAAACCCTATCTCGGCGTCAAGTTGACGGTGGATCCGCAGGAACTCACCGACCTGGTGATCGAGCTCGGTGATGAGGCGCCGCCGCTGGAGGCGGAATCGCCGTGCCCACAGGTTTCCTGTGGCCTGTGTGTGGCGCAGATGGACGCGGCCATGCTGGATGCGGTGGGACGCCTGGTGCAGCTGCTGGATTCGCCGGCAGACGCGCCGATCCTGGCGCCGCTGGCGCGCCGGGAAATCCTCTACCGGGCGCTGATGGGAGAGATGGGGCCACGCATGCGCAAGTTCGCTGTCGCCGATAGCCAGGCGCACCGGGTGTCGCGGGTGATCGCGGAATTGAAGGATCGCTTCAGCCAGCCGCTGCGCATCGGTGAATTGGCCGAGCGCGCCAATATGAGCGAGTCGTCGCTGTACCACAGCTTCAAGCAGGTGACGCGCATGTCGCCGCTGCAGTTCCAGAAAAAACTGCGCCTGCACGAGGCGCGGCGCCTGATGCTGAGCGAAGGTCTGGAGGCGGCCTCGGCCAGCTACCGGGTGGGTTACGAGAGCCCGTCCCAGTTCAGCCGCGAGTACAGCCGTATGTTCGGCGCGCCGCCGCGGGCGGATGTGAACCGGCTGCGCGGCGAGCACAGGATGCCCGCCTGA
- a CDS encoding high-potential iron-sulfur protein, giving the protein MSEEKRKLQRRKFLKLAGCSMILLPAAMIATDRASAQSKVSKETVKYQDSPKDGKKCSACQFFVAPGSCQLVEGSISPDGWCSLFAPKQS; this is encoded by the coding sequence ATGAGCGAAGAAAAGCGAAAATTGCAGCGGCGCAAGTTTCTGAAACTGGCCGGCTGTTCGATGATCCTGCTACCGGCGGCAATGATTGCCACCGATCGCGCCAGCGCGCAGAGCAAGGTAAGCAAGGAAACCGTGAAATACCAGGACAGCCCCAAAGACGGTAAAAAGTGCTCCGCCTGCCAGTTCTTTGTTGCACCGGGCAGCTGCCAACTCGTCGAGGGCAGCATCAGCCCGGACGGCTGGTGCAGCCTGTTCGCGCCGAAGCAGTCTTAG